The genomic region ATCGATCAGGGTCTGGCCATCCTCCGGGCCATCCTGCAAAAAGGTGCTTACCCACGGCTGGAAATCCAGCGCGACCCCTGCCTCGGGAAGGGCGTCTGACGCTACGCGGGGATGGGTGGAAGCTCGCCGCCGATCTGGCGCTGATGGATATAGATGGCGAGGAGCAGGAGGCGATTAACAGAGTGAAAGGTGGAAAGTTGAACCCCTGAGGCAGCGCCTGTCAAGCTGAAGCAGCGCAAGGTATTTCGCGACGCAAATGGTTCATTTTCGCCTTCCCCAAGCCCCTCGAGCTCCTCGATGTTGACTTTGCACGACCGCTCCCTTTATCATGATACGATTGTTGCGGCCGCCGGCGCCTTCTCATCGGGAGGCGTTGCCGGCCGTCTCTTCGCAATGGACCCGGAGAAAACATGGCGATTCGACGCATACTGCATTATCCCGAGCCGCTCCTGAAGCAGGTGTCCGCACCCGTGGCGGCGATCGATGAGACACTCAAAACCCTGGCCGCTGACATGGCGGAGACGATGTACGCCGCTCCCGGGGTGGGGCTGGCGGCGCCGCAGGTGGGCGTATTGCAACGGCTGGTGGTTCTCGACTGCGCCCCCAAGGATGAGCCGCATCAGCTGATCGTTGCCATCAATCCCGAGATTATCGCCCGCGAGGGGGATGCCTTCGAAGAG from Desulfuromonadales bacterium harbors:
- the def gene encoding peptide deformylase; the protein is MAIRRILHYPEPLLKQVSAPVAAIDETLKTLAADMAETMYAAPGVGLAAPQVGVLQRLVVLDCAPKDEPHQLIVAINPEIIAREGDAFEEEGCLSVPAYYACVPRSAQVTVRFLDLSGNTRQLQADGLWAIAFQHEIDHLDGILFVDHLSPLKRSLFRKKYKKMMEQQEEQL